The Chitinophaga flava genome has a segment encoding these proteins:
- a CDS encoding DUF5694 domain-containing protein gives MKLYLVLFAVILLFSNNVNAQKENIQKEALLVGVFHFNNPGADLAKTETFDVMSKKSQQELELITDHIKKFRPTKIFVEWEYDNQPALDTLYNRYLKGTYFSYVQDKFPGNTFYAQNEIFQLVFRAGKKAGLEKIYAIDYPMDWPYDSLQIAIQKAGQTGLQQEIDKQIKEFGEQTNALMKKLTLTQLLLEENKTSTRNFNLGFYITLLNKGGALHDFTGADVVNAWYKRNLYMYSLIQKLSEEKNERIMIIAGSGHVAVFKQFIAIDRNYKAVELSDILKN, from the coding sequence ATGAAATTGTATTTGGTTCTTTTTGCAGTAATACTATTGTTTTCCAATAATGTAAATGCTCAGAAAGAAAACATTCAAAAAGAAGCGCTTTTGGTGGGTGTATTTCATTTTAACAATCCCGGTGCTGATCTGGCAAAAACAGAGACTTTTGATGTAATGAGTAAAAAATCACAACAGGAACTGGAACTGATAACAGACCATATTAAGAAGTTTCGGCCCACTAAAATATTTGTGGAGTGGGAATATGATAATCAGCCTGCCCTGGATACGCTGTATAACCGCTACCTGAAAGGCACCTATTTTAGCTATGTACAGGATAAATTTCCGGGTAATACATTCTATGCACAGAATGAAATATTTCAACTGGTCTTCAGAGCAGGTAAAAAAGCAGGACTGGAAAAAATATATGCTATAGATTACCCGATGGACTGGCCTTATGATAGTTTACAGATTGCCATCCAAAAAGCAGGACAAACAGGTCTGCAGCAGGAGATCGACAAACAAATAAAAGAGTTTGGTGAGCAGACAAATGCTTTAATGAAGAAACTCACACTGACTCAACTTTTACTTGAAGAGAATAAAACGAGCACACGAAACTTCAACCTGGGATTTTATATAACGTTGTTGAACAAAGGCGGCGCTTTACATGACTTTACAGGAGCTGACGTTGTGAATGCCTGGTATAAAAGGAACCTGTATATGTATTCATTAATTCAAAAACTTTCAGAAGAAAAGAATGAACGTATTATGATTATTGCTGGAAGTGGCCATGTTGCGGTGTTTAAGCAATTTATCGCTATAGACAGGAATTATAAGGCTGTTGAATTAAGTGATATTCTGAAGAATTAA
- a CDS encoding DHCW motif cupin fold protein, translated as MKHPFQCIDWNTIDSTTHAGITGSALWQTLQLPGLRIRIVTYTPGYLADHWCKKGHIVHCLEGSFISELDNGEQFVLDQGMTYVVSDELSNHRSSTESGVKLLIIDGDFLK; from the coding sequence ATGAAACATCCTTTTCAATGTATTGACTGGAATACCATTGATTCCACAACCCATGCCGGTATAACCGGCAGTGCATTATGGCAAACGCTTCAATTGCCTGGTTTGCGAATTCGAATTGTTACCTATACCCCCGGATACCTGGCCGATCATTGGTGTAAGAAGGGGCATATTGTTCATTGCCTGGAAGGCAGCTTTATCAGCGAATTGGATAATGGGGAACAGTTTGTACTGGATCAGGGTATGACTTACGTCGTTTCTGATGAACTTAGTAATCATCGTTCCAGTACGGAATCAGGGGTTAAACTACTAATAATTGACGGAGATTTTCTGAAATAA
- a CDS encoding sigma-70 family RNA polymerase sigma factor — MLKEGDEMAFGALYDRYWADIYRNAMKILRSESDAEDVVQELFESVWKRRAELLIHGSVAGYLHTSARYLAIHHIEKKIELLDNDDSLTLAFQQADLPLIESHLDAKILEIAIDKIVETMPEKMKMVFLLSRKEQLTHKQIAIKLHISEETVKKQVYNALKLIRKNMNTIPLALIIATVYAFPHQG; from the coding sequence TTGCTGAAAGAGGGCGATGAGATGGCATTTGGAGCCCTTTATGACCGGTATTGGGCGGATATCTATAGAAATGCCATGAAAATTCTGCGTTCAGAAAGTGATGCGGAAGATGTAGTACAGGAATTATTTGAGTCTGTTTGGAAAAGACGCGCGGAATTGCTGATCCACGGTTCTGTTGCCGGGTATCTTCATACGAGTGCCAGATATCTGGCTATTCACCACATAGAGAAAAAAATTGAATTACTGGATAATGATGATTCGCTGACGCTTGCTTTTCAGCAGGCTGATTTGCCGCTTATAGAGTCTCATCTGGATGCTAAAATCCTGGAAATAGCCATTGATAAGATAGTAGAAACAATGCCGGAGAAAATGAAAATGGTGTTTTTGCTCAGTCGGAAAGAACAACTTACGCACAAACAAATTGCTATAAAACTGCACATTTCCGAGGAAACGGTGAAGAAGCAGGTGTATAATGCTTTGAAGCTGATCAGGAAAAACATGAACACGATTCCATTAGCACTAATAATTGCCACTGTTTACGCATTTCCGCACCAAGGATAA
- a CDS encoding FecR family protein, which yields MLNKEEIRELLQRYQQGQCSREEVMMIESWYQQQLDKSTWDFQPGEEALIGARIKARIHEKLHMGAPADSQPAPLRAGWKKWYSMAAASLLLMAVAGGSYWRWHHTDVIKQPSVASTPQDVAPGGNKAILTLGNGSQIILDSAANGSLAQQGNTQVQKLVNGQIVYHTLKSEPAEIVYNTLTTPRGGQYQLRLPDGTQIWLNAASSITYPTAFAGKERMVAVTGEVYFEVAPDADKPFSVKAGDMTVDVLGTHFNVNAYADEKNKYATLLEGKVKIVRGDRTQLLHPGQQASITAAGEMELIKEIDVEQVMAWRNGKFIFRDKEDITAIMRQISRWYDLEVEYRGTVTKHFWGSVSRQLNASEVFKVLEATGGVHFKIEGKKVIVMP from the coding sequence ATGCTTAATAAGGAAGAGATCCGGGAACTGCTGCAGCGTTACCAACAGGGACAATGCAGCAGGGAGGAAGTCATGATGATCGAGAGCTGGTATCAGCAACAATTGGATAAGTCGACATGGGATTTCCAACCAGGAGAGGAAGCATTGATTGGTGCGAGGATTAAGGCCCGCATCCATGAAAAGCTTCATATGGGGGCGCCAGCTGATAGCCAACCAGCACCATTACGCGCAGGCTGGAAAAAATGGTATAGCATGGCTGCTGCAAGCTTATTGCTCATGGCTGTTGCCGGAGGAAGTTACTGGCGGTGGCATCATACTGATGTAATAAAGCAGCCATCAGTAGCCAGTACACCACAAGACGTTGCTCCCGGAGGTAACAAAGCCATACTTACGTTGGGGAATGGTAGTCAAATTATACTGGATAGCGCCGCCAATGGTAGCCTGGCTCAACAGGGAAATACACAGGTACAAAAGCTGGTGAACGGGCAAATCGTTTATCACACTTTAAAAAGTGAACCGGCGGAAATTGTGTATAACACACTTACTACACCCAGAGGAGGCCAGTATCAACTGCGTTTGCCGGATGGAACGCAGATATGGTTAAATGCCGCGTCATCGATTACCTATCCCACGGCTTTTGCCGGAAAAGAGCGAATGGTAGCCGTTACAGGGGAAGTTTATTTTGAAGTGGCGCCTGATGCTGATAAGCCCTTCAGCGTTAAAGCGGGGGATATGACGGTGGATGTATTAGGAACACATTTTAATGTGAATGCCTATGCAGATGAAAAAAATAAATATGCTACCCTGTTGGAAGGCAAGGTGAAGATAGTACGCGGTGATCGGACACAGCTCCTGCATCCTGGTCAGCAAGCCAGTATAACAGCTGCCGGTGAAATGGAACTGATTAAAGAGATAGATGTAGAACAGGTAATGGCCTGGAGAAACGGAAAATTCATCTTCAGGGATAAAGAAGATATCACTGCCATCATGCGTCAGATTTCACGCTGGTATGATTTGGAGGTGGAATACAGGGGGACTGTTACCAAACATTTCTGGGGATCTGTTTCCAGACAGCTGAATGCATCGGAAGTATTTAAGGTATTGGAAGCCACCGGTGGTGTGCACTTCAAAATTGAAGGAAAGAAAGTAATTGTTATGCCATAA
- a CDS encoding TonB-dependent receptor — protein MQFKALCNPARGRTFTKIMVIMNLSAIFLLSTCLTVSAAGYAQVTLSEKSAPLQKVFREIQKQSGYDFVCTYELLEKAGNVTVNVRNATIQASMEAALRGKELTFEIQGKTVIVKPLAGNAAIQADTTRQAGQQMDIQGKVTDEKGNPIPGATINITEQKRSVPANANGVFVLKGVVRGNTIEISSIGFEPKRITVKDDSPIVIVLKEATTKLKEIVLVGYGQQKKATLTGAIATVGNKELNENHTGAAVSDMLAGKISGLYVQKSNGVPGAGSDIKIRGLSTFNNSNPLVIVDGIPGRSIDDLNPTDIQAVSVLKDAAAIAVYGARAANGVILITTRKGQAGKPEITFSSNISTQKPTFIYKRVNAYQYAELQNEALRNEDTYNPSIGLGYTKEQIQLFKDGSDPNRYPNTDWLKTLTKSSVLQSNYNLSAAGGSENTQYFVSLGYVKNAGLVPIEDYSRWNLRSNLSANITRRLKLDLNIAGIFSKQEGQNVYGGTYIMKQAYGTPPIRANQFTNGLYAQVPEQRGNTYLQSIGAAGFNTTYNNTLNSTLSLQYELPWIKGLFVKGTAAYDKGYSFGKNFSTPYDMYTINKAGDYTKVAANPPTANLSESFNQPQATTLEGSLRYTGEFASHHVSGLLLYTQTQSQTDNFSAQRRNFVSSALPQLSLGDPSQASVSGNASQSARRGVVGRVTYDYDARYLVEFNFRYDGSDIFPPGHRYGFFPSVSAGWVISDEPFYKPLSRNVDFLKIRGSWGQLGNDRVDPYQFLSIYKLIGAPYYGGGYTLGGANPTYYSSLQTGVLPNPSFTWERAVMTNIGVEAHFKEDLLTLEADYFRKRTRDILAAPALQVPAVIGLGLPDYNNGVVDNSGFEITLRHTRHLKKFTYYIESNVSFNKNKIVSFPESRSTPEWQKITGTSVASYSVVDPLVGRLGYKSQGLYQTPQEVSGGPSPLYGTVAPGDIRYQDVDGDGIITPNDRVVLGEHFFPGVQYGFRLGGNYNGIELNVLFQGSGNVQAYNSTTNSRVGVSGSQQLLDHWTPQNTQATYPRLWVNYQNNAEVSDYWIVNAAYMRLKNIELAYSLRKEILQKIGVKNLRLSISGNNLLTLTHFKLTDPESAGQITDPLMKSYTVGATLQF, from the coding sequence ATGCAATTTAAGGCTCTTTGTAACCCTGCCCGTGGCAGGACTTTTACCAAAATAATGGTGATCATGAACCTATCAGCCATCTTTCTTTTATCAACTTGTCTCACAGTTAGTGCTGCCGGATATGCTCAGGTCACACTGTCAGAGAAATCGGCTCCCTTACAAAAAGTATTCAGGGAAATACAAAAACAAAGCGGATATGACTTTGTATGTACCTACGAACTGCTTGAAAAAGCCGGAAATGTAACTGTCAACGTTCGGAATGCAACGATACAAGCTTCCATGGAAGCAGCCCTGAGAGGTAAGGAGCTTACCTTTGAAATCCAGGGGAAAACCGTAATCGTAAAACCATTGGCCGGCAATGCCGCTATACAGGCTGATACCACACGACAAGCCGGTCAGCAAATGGATATACAGGGAAAAGTAACCGATGAAAAGGGAAATCCCATCCCCGGTGCTACCATCAATATAACAGAACAAAAACGATCTGTTCCGGCCAATGCGAATGGTGTATTTGTGTTGAAAGGGGTGGTACGTGGTAATACAATTGAAATATCAAGTATTGGTTTCGAACCCAAACGCATCACTGTAAAAGATGATAGCCCAATTGTTATTGTGTTAAAAGAGGCTACTACTAAGCTGAAAGAGATTGTACTGGTAGGGTACGGACAGCAAAAAAAAGCAACACTTACAGGGGCAATCGCGACGGTAGGAAATAAAGAATTAAACGAAAACCATACTGGTGCCGCAGTATCTGATATGCTGGCAGGAAAGATTTCCGGCTTATATGTACAGAAAAGCAATGGTGTACCAGGCGCTGGGTCTGATATTAAAATTCGTGGTCTCAGTACTTTTAATAATTCCAATCCACTGGTAATCGTAGATGGTATTCCTGGTCGTAGTATTGATGACCTGAATCCAACAGATATTCAGGCTGTATCTGTGCTGAAAGATGCTGCTGCTATTGCGGTATACGGCGCAAGAGCTGCCAATGGGGTAATTCTGATTACTACCAGGAAAGGACAGGCCGGTAAACCTGAAATTACTTTCAGCAGCAATATCAGTACACAAAAACCTACATTTATCTATAAACGGGTAAATGCTTATCAGTATGCTGAGCTGCAAAATGAAGCCCTGCGAAATGAAGATACCTATAACCCATCTATCGGGCTGGGATATACGAAAGAGCAGATACAGCTGTTTAAAGATGGGTCAGATCCTAACCGCTATCCCAATACAGACTGGTTAAAAACACTCACCAAATCATCCGTACTGCAATCTAATTACAACCTCTCCGCTGCCGGCGGTAGTGAAAATACCCAGTATTTTGTTTCACTGGGATATGTGAAAAACGCCGGACTGGTACCAATTGAAGACTATAGTCGTTGGAACCTGCGTAGCAATCTTTCTGCAAATATTACCCGCAGACTCAAACTGGATCTGAATATAGCTGGTATTTTTAGTAAGCAGGAAGGGCAAAATGTGTATGGTGGTACTTATATCATGAAACAGGCTTACGGTACACCGCCTATCAGGGCAAATCAGTTCACCAATGGTTTATATGCCCAGGTTCCGGAACAAAGAGGCAATACTTACTTACAGTCTATTGGTGCTGCTGGCTTTAACACTACTTATAATAATACGCTTAACTCTACTTTATCATTGCAATATGAGCTGCCCTGGATAAAAGGATTATTTGTAAAAGGTACAGCGGCTTATGATAAAGGATATTCTTTTGGTAAGAACTTTTCAACGCCTTATGATATGTACACCATCAATAAGGCAGGTGACTATACGAAAGTGGCGGCCAACCCGCCAACGGCTAATCTGAGCGAAAGCTTCAATCAGCCACAGGCTACCACATTGGAAGGGTCACTACGGTATACCGGTGAATTTGCGAGCCATCATGTATCCGGATTATTATTATATACGCAAACACAATCGCAGACAGATAATTTTAGTGCACAGCGTAGAAACTTTGTTTCGTCAGCATTACCGCAGTTATCACTCGGAGACCCTTCTCAGGCTTCTGTTTCAGGTAATGCGTCTCAATCAGCCCGCAGAGGCGTGGTAGGAAGGGTTACCTATGATTATGATGCACGTTATTTAGTGGAGTTTAACTTCCGCTATGATGGTTCAGATATTTTCCCTCCTGGTCACCGATATGGTTTTTTCCCTTCCGTTTCGGCAGGATGGGTGATTTCAGACGAACCATTCTATAAACCACTTTCCAGAAATGTTGATTTCCTTAAAATCCGGGGCTCCTGGGGACAACTCGGTAATGATAGGGTAGACCCGTATCAATTCCTGTCTATTTATAAATTGATAGGGGCGCCTTATTATGGAGGCGGATATACGCTGGGTGGAGCAAATCCTACCTATTATTCTTCTTTGCAAACAGGTGTATTGCCCAACCCTTCTTTCACCTGGGAAAGGGCAGTAATGACTAACATCGGTGTAGAAGCACATTTTAAAGAAGATCTGCTTACACTGGAAGCTGATTATTTCCGCAAACGCACCAGAGATATTCTGGCAGCACCAGCCTTACAGGTGCCTGCTGTAATAGGACTTGGATTACCAGACTACAATAATGGAGTTGTGGATAATAGTGGTTTCGAGATCACGCTGCGTCATACCCGTCATCTGAAAAAATTCACTTATTATATTGAATCAAATGTCAGCTTTAATAAAAACAAAATAGTTTCTTTCCCGGAATCACGCAGTACCCCAGAGTGGCAAAAGATTACAGGTACCTCAGTAGCCAGTTACTCCGTAGTAGATCCGTTGGTAGGACGATTGGGATATAAGTCGCAGGGATTATATCAGACACCGCAGGAAGTAAGTGGAGGACCTTCACCTTTATATGGAACGGTAGCCCCTGGTGATATTCGTTATCAGGATGTAGACGGAGATGGTATCATTACACCGAATGACCGTGTAGTGCTCGGTGAACATTTCTTTCCTGGTGTTCAGTATGGTTTCCGCCTTGGTGGTAACTATAACGGGATAGAATTGAATGTACTGTTTCAGGGATCTGGTAATGTACAGGCTTACAACTCCACTACAAATTCCCGTGTAGGGGTTTCCGGTAGTCAGCAATTATTGGATCACTGGACACCACAAAACACGCAGGCTACGTATCCGCGCCTGTGGGTTAACTATCAAAACAATGCAGAAGTATCTGATTACTGGATTGTGAATGCCGCATATATGCGCCTGAAGAATATTGAATTGGCCTATAGTTTACGAAAAGAAATATTGCAGAAAATAGGAGTTAAAAATCTCCGGTTGTCCATTTCCGGAAATAATCTGCTCACCCTTACCCACTTTAAATTAACAGACCCTGAATCTGCCGGACAGATCACTGATCCGCTGATGAAGTCTTACACAGTGGGCGCTACCCTGCAATTTTAA